The following are encoded together in the Oncorhynchus nerka isolate Pitt River linkage group LG23, Oner_Uvic_2.0, whole genome shotgun sequence genome:
- the alg10 gene encoding dol-P-Glc:Glc(2)Man(9)GlcNAc(2)-PP-Dol alpha-1,2-glucosyltransferase yields MEKFEGYIFTALCSTNFLVSCLLFSKITREQREPYMDEIFHVRQAQKYCYGKFNEWDPMITTLPGLYLASVGVIKPVVWLVDLTGKVVCSTAMLRFINLLFNCGILYLLYLVICKLHLKEKTKTASRRVLSALSLSTFPVLYFFNFLYYTDAGSTFFILFTYLMTLYGCHKASALLGVFAIFFRQTNIIWVAFCAATVVANKMDETWRTEQSKKKDDKLPCQIPFSVSGVKRVMRFLLEFLTTANHVKAVTLVAWPYILVAVGFIAFIVLNDGIVIGDRTSHEACLNFPQLFYFFSFALFFSIPTSLCYHRALRFLQTLKKQPLLYLVITGLCLLLVWKFTFVHKYLLADNRHFPFYVWKRIFQKHEAVRFALIPAYVFAAWNFVDTLKSRSLFWILAFLVCLLAATVPQKLLEFRYFIVPYLLYRLHMPLPSLTRLVLEFLFYTAVNAATLYIFVNKTFQWPNSPAVQRFMW; encoded by the exons ATGGAGAAATTCGAAGGGTACATTTTCACTGCTCTCTGCAGCACCAACTTTTTGGTTTCGTGTCTCCTTTTCTCCAAAATAACTCGGGAGCAAAGGGAGCCCTACATGGACGAAATATTTCACGTCCGTCAAGCTCAGAAATACTGCTACGGGAAGTTTAACGAG TGGGACCCAATGATCACCACGCTTCCTGGCCTGTACCTGGCGTCAGTGGGCGTGATCAAGCCAGTGGTGTGGCTCGTGGACCTCACAGGGAAGGTAGTGTGTTCTACCGCAATGCTGCGCTTCATCAACCTCCTCTTCAACTGTGGCATCCTCTACCTGCTCTATCTCGTCATCTGCAAGCTCCACCTCAAAGAGAAG ACTAAGACGGCCTCCCGCAGAGTTCTCTCAGCCCTGTCCCTGTCTACCTTCCCCGTGCTCTACTTCTTCAACTTCCTTTACTACACAGATGCCGGATCTACTTTCTTCATCCTCTTCACGTACCTCATGACCCTGTATGGCTGTCACAAAGCCTCGGCACTCCTCGGCGTCTTCGCCATATTCTTCCGCCAGACAAACATCATCTGGGTGGCGTTCTGTGCCGCCACGGTGGTGGCCAACAAGATGGATGAAACCTGGAGGACGGAGCAGTCGAAGAAGAAGGATGACAAGTTGCCCTGTCAGATACCTTTCTCCGTAAGTGGGGTGAAGAGAGTGATGCGTTTCCTGTTGGAATTCCTGACCACAGCCAATCACGTGAAGGCTGTGACGCTAGTGGCATGGCCGTACATTCTTGTTGCCGTGGGTTTTATCGCGTTCATCGTGTTGAATGATGGGATTGTAATCGGGGACCGAACCAGTCACGAGGCCTGTCTCAACTTCCCTCAGCTCTTCTACTTCTTCTCCTTTGCCCTCTTCTTCTCCATCCCCACGTCGCTGTGCTACCACCGAGCTCTCCGCTTCCTCCAGACCCTCAAGAAGCAGCCACTGCTCTACTTAGTGATCACAGGACTCTGCCTGCTCCTCGTGTGGAAGTTCACCTTCGTGCACAAGTACCTCCTGGCTGACAACAGACACTTCCCCTTCTATGTGTGGAAGAGGATCTTCCAGAAGCACGAGGCGGTGCGTTTTGCCCTCATCCCGGCATACGTGTTTGCAGCGTGGAACTTCGTGGACACTCTGAAATCCCGGTCGTTGTTCTGGATCCTGGCGTTCCTGGTGTGTCTGCTGGCGGCCACAGTGCCTCAGAAGCTGCTAGAGTTCAGGTACTTTATTGTTCCGTACCTGCTCTACCGCCTCCACATGCCCCTGCCCTCCCTCACCAGACTGGTGCTGGAGTTCCTGTTCTATACAGCCGTCAACGCAGCCACACTCTACATCTTCGTCAACAAGACTTTTCAATGGCCAAATAGTCCGGCTGTACAGAGGTTTATGTGGTAG